In Chitinophaga sp. H8, the sequence GGAGTTTTACGGCCTGGGGCAAAAAGTGGATACTTCTGTGCTGGCCAGTATTCCGGAAGACCTCTATCGTATGCCGCAGTCGAAAAATGCGGGCGCCATCTCCTGATCCTGGTCACAGTACTGCGTTTCGTATACCCATCACTATCCTGGTTATTTTTGGCTATATTGTGTTAGGCAAAAGCCACTTACTTAATTTAACAGGTGCCATTATGAAGTTACGATACGTGATTATGCTTACCTTGTTTATTGCCCTTCCGTTCCTGGTGTCGGGTTATACCGGCGATGTTACTGCTGTTTATAAACAACCTATTCTGACAGGTGCTGATCAAACAGCGCTGTATGTACCCTATTTAAAAGGTAAGAAAGTAGGGATGCTGGTTAATCAGACTTCCATTATCGGTAATAAATCAATTGTAGATAGTTTACTGGCATTAAAAGTAGATATCAAACTGATATTTGGCCCGGAGCATGGTTTCCGATCTAACGCGAGTAATGGGGCGAAGGTAGTAGATGAGATCGATGCCGCAACAGGTATTCCTATTATTTCTTTATATGGTAAAAAGAAGAAGCCTACTAAAAAAGAGATGGATGCCATTGATATCATGGTATTTGATATCCAAGATGTAGGCTGCCGTTTTTATACCAATATCAATACCCTCTGCGATGTAATGGAAGCCTGTGCAGAATTTGGCAAAGAGCTGGTAATACTGGACCGCCCTAACCCCAATGGCTATGTGGATGGGCCTATACTGGACATGAAGTTGAAATCAGGCATTGGGAAATTCCCGATTCCTATTACGCATGGTATGACCATCGGTGAGTTTGCACAAATGATCAATGGAGAAGGATGGATTCCGGGAAAACTGAAATGCAGGATTAAAATCATCCCGGTAAAGCATTATGCACATGATATGGATTATACGTTGCCGGTAGGACCTTCTCCTAATTTAAATACGCAGCAATCTGTATTACTCTATCCCGCTTTATGTTTATTTGAAGGCACGATTGTAAGTCAGGGCAGGGGAACTTATATGCCATTTACCGTATTGGGCAGCCCCGACCTGAAGGGTATTTACAGCTTCTCTTTTACGCCGGTGAGCATCCCAGGAAAATCTGAAACTCCCCTGCACCAGAACCAGGTATGTTATGGCCTGGATCTGAGAAATTACGATACGGCTCCCACCCGGAAAGCAGGGAAAGTAGACATTAAGCTGATGATGGATATGTATAAGGTTTACCCCTTTAAAGAGAAATTCTTTGATTTTAAGCTCAGCAAGCAGATGCTGAATATTGACATATTAGCAGGCACTACTTTGTTTAAAGAACAGATCATTGCCGGCAAAAGCGAGGAAGAAATCCGTAAAAGCTGGGAGCCAGGTTTGAGCAATTATAAGAAAATGAGAACGAAGTATTTGTTATATCCATAATTGTTAGCTGTTATCCATGCCAGTATCTTCTATGTATTAACATCTAATTAACCGCCAGATAGTAATCGTTCCTTAGTTTACAGCAACCAATGTTTATTGGTGGAACGTTGCGAAAGTTAAAACTTATTAATAAACGGCATATGCTCCCGTGAAGTGGGTTTCTTTGTCATATCAAATCTGCGGTATGAAAAAGAAACTGTTTTTTATTGGCATTATGATTCCCCTGTTAGTAGCTACCCAACCTGATATATCTGTGCTGTTCGTGGTAACAGGTGTATATGTTTTATTGCAACGTAAGTGGTGTATTCAGTTAAAGATCAGTTCCGGCAAGTGAAATGTAATTTATTGATCAGTAAAACACAGTTATACATGGAGCCTGTTGCAATGAAAAAAGACAAAGTACTTTTAGTGGAGGATGACTATTTTTTTTCCAAAACAGTGAAATGTTTTTTGGAAAGAGTAGATAGATTTGAGGTACACCTGGCAGCAGATGGTCAAAGTGCCTGGGAGCTTTTCAAGCAGGAACAATTTGACATTTGCCTGCTGGACGTTGTGATGCCAAAGATGGATGGATTTTCCTTAAGTGTGTTAATCAGAGAGGTAAACCAGGATGTACCTATTATTTTTATCAGTTCCAGGTACCTGGAGTCCGACCGGATAATGGGGTTTAAGCAGGGAGGAGATGATTACCTGGTAAAGCCATTTAGTTTTGAGGAGTTGCGGCTGAGGATGAATATTTTTCTTAAACGTTCTAAAGGCCAACAGTTTGATATTTCCACCACTTATAAGTTCAGGGATTATACGCTGGATATGAAATGGTTTACGATCACGCAGGGAGAGCATATAGAAACCATATTCCCCAAAGAAGCCAGGTTATTGCAACTGCTGGCCGAAAACAAGAACAGGCTGATCAGCAGGGAGGACATCCTGGTAACAGTATGGGGTGCTGCTGATTTTTTTTCGGGACGTTCATTGGATGTGTATATATCCCGGCTTCGCAAGCGTTTTAGCAAAGACAAGCATGTGCTTATCGAAGCAAAACGTAATAAAGGATACATCTTGCAGATTGTGGATGGCATTTAATAATCTTATCTCACCTGTAAGTATAGCGATAGTGTAAATATTGTACCACAAAAGGCAAATAATCTATTTCCTTCCTGTTCCCCCTTATAATATCTTAGTACATGATATCGTAGGCATCCTGCACAGATAATTCCACGTGATCCGGCGCCTTACAGATATGCAACAGTATTAGTTATTATAAATTTTCAGGTAATGCAGGTGCTTGCTAGGCAGGATTATATCGTTTTTCTGATTTATTTTTTGATTGTCGCTTTATATGGCTGGTGGGTATACCGGAGAAAGCAGTCGGCCGCCACGGGAGTAAAGGATTATTTTTTAGCAGAAGGGTCGCTTACCTGGTGGGCTATTGGCGCCTCTTTGATTGCTTCCAATATTTCTGCGGAGCAATTTATCGGTATGAGTGGTTCCGGCTTTAAAATGGGGCTGGCCATTGCTTCTTATGAATGGATGTCGGCGCTTACCCTGATAGTGGTTGCTGTATTTTTTATCCCGGTGTATCTTAAAAACAAGATTTATACCATGCCGCAGTTTCTCAGCAGGCGGTATAATGATACGGTGAGTATGATCATGGCGGTGTTCTGGTTGTTGCTGTATGTAGTAGTAAACCTCACTTCTATTCTGTACCTGGGAGCGTTGGCCATCAACAGTATTTCAGGGATCAACCTGCACCAGTGTATGCTGGGGCTGGCCTTCTTTGCTATCGTAATCGCCCTGGGAGGCATGAAGGTAATCGGGTATACGGATGTGATACAGGTCTTTTTCCTGATGCTGGGAGGGTTGGTTACCACTTACCTGGCATTGAGTCTGGTAGCAGAACAGGAAGGAGGAAGTGGTGTGTTCCAGGGATTTACCATGATGACAACGAAAGCGGGCGATCATTTCCACATGATATTTGATAAGGATAATCCCAACTATATGGACCTGCCAGGGTTAAGTGTATTGCTGGGAGGGCTTTGGATTGCCAATCTGAATTACTGGGGCTGTAATCAGTATATTACCCAGCGGGCGTTGGGCGCAGATCTGCGTACTGCCCGCAATGGGATTTTATTTGCAGCGTTTTTAAAACTGCTAATGCCGCTTATTGTGGTATTGCCAGGTATTGCCGCGTATGTATTGTATAACCAGGATGTATTTCAGACGCAAATGATGCAGGGAGGGGAAGTAAACCCGGACAGGGCATACCCGGTATTGCTGAACCTGCTGCCTACGGGTTTAAAAGGGTTGTCTTTTGCCGCATTAACAGCAGCGGTAGTAGCCTCTCTGGCAGGTAAAATCAATAGTATTGCTACAATATTTACTCTGGATATTTATAAAAAAGTGATGCGGCCGGATGCTACAGAAAAGCATATGGTATGGATAGGGAAACTCACTGTAGTAGCAGGTATGTTGATCGCGGTAGTCATTGCACCACATCTGGGCATTGACAAAAAAGGAGGATTCCAGTACATACAGGAATATACGGGCTTTGTATCACCGGGTATTTTTGCTATGTTCATACTCGGATTCTTCTGGAAGAAAACGACGGCCAACGCTGCTTTGTTTGCCACCATTGGAGGGTTTATATTATCCGTGTGTTTAAAGTTCTTGCCGCTGGTGGTAAACCTGTCATTCCTGGCACCGTTGGGCTTTTCGAAAGACGTAGGCGGAGGAGTTTATGAGATTCCTTTCCTGGATAGAATGGCGATTGTTTTTTTACTTTGTGTGGGGGTGATGTATATCATGAGTGTAAGGGCGCATCGCCGGGGTGAGCAGCCACAGGGATTGGAGGTAGACAAGCGTATGTTCCGCCCTACGCCTGGTTTTATAGCAGGCTCGCTGATCATCTGTGGCATACTGGTAGCCCTTTATACGGTTTTCTGGTAAGCTGCTTTTAGCCATATGTTGTGAGGAACAGGTAAATATTGTATTGTCATTCACCAATAACAGTTTAAAAGGAAGCAGGAAGTTTTTCAACACTGCAATAATTTATCATATAAGATGGAAGCAAATAAACAGAGAAGTCAAAACTGGTTTGGACGGGAGGGAAAAGATGGATTTATATACCGCGCCTGGATGAAAAATCAAGGTGTTCCCCCTCACCAGTTTCAGGGCAAACCCGTGATTGGCATTTGTAATACCTGGTCGGAGTTAACACCATGTAATGCACATTTCCGGGAGCTGGCCGTAGCTGTAAAGAATGGGATCTATGAAGCCGGAGGATATCCGGTAGAGTTTCCGGTAATGTCATTGGGAGAAACACTGATGAAACCCACCGCGATGTTGTACCGTAATCTGGTGAGCATGGATGTGGAGGAGTCTATCAGGGCTAATCCGATGGATGGTGTGGTATTACTCTGTGGTTGTGATAAAACCACTCCGGCCCTGGTGATGGGGGCCAGCAGTGTGAACCTACCTACGATTGTCGTATCCGGAGGGCCGATGCTTACGGGTAAGCACAAGGGCAGGGATATTGGCACCTCTGATATATGGCGTTTCAGTGAGCAGCACCGGGCCGGGAAGATGACACAGGAGGAAATGCTGATGGCAGAAGCAGGAATGTGCCGGAGCAGCGGGCATTGCGCTGTGATGGGAACTGCTTCCACGATGGCTTCCATGGTAGAATCATTGGGCTTGTCGCTGCCCGAAAATGCAGCTATTCCGGCAGCAGATGCCCGCAGGAAAGTATTGGCGCATTTGTCCGGTATGCGTATTGTTGAAATGGTAAAAGAAAACAGGAAGTTATCAGATATTCTCACCAAAGAAGCATTTGAAAATGCTATTATGGCGAATGCTGCTATAGGAGGCTCTACCAATTTTGTGATACACCTGCTGGCCATTGCCGGGAGGATAGGTGTAAAGCTCAGTATGGAAGATTTTGAACGTGTAGCAGCAAAGATTCCTTTGCTGGTAAACCTGCAGCCTTCAGGAAAATATTTCATGGAAGACCTCTATTATGCTGGCGGGATCCCCGCTGTATTAAAAGAGCTGAAAGGGGTATTGAACAACGACTGTCTGACGGTAAACGGAAAGACGGTGCAGGAGAATTACGAGCAGCGGGAGTGTTATAACCGGGAGGTGATTGCCACAATAGATAAACCTTTTAACCAGATATCCGGTGTAATTGTATTAAAGGGCAATTTATGCGAGCATGGCGCTGTGATAAAACCATCAGCCGCCACGCCGGCATTACTGCAGCATGAAGGTCGTGCAGTAGTATTTGAAAATATTGAGGATTACAAGCACCGCATTGATGATCCGGCGTTGGACGTAGATGAAAATAGTGTATTAGTATTGAAGAATGTAGGGCCTAAAGGATATCCTGGTATGCCGGAAGTAGGTAATATGGGCATCCCTACCAAACTGCTGGAAAAAGGGGTGACGGATATGGTACGTATCTCTGATGGCAGAATGAGCGGCACCGGTTTTGGTACCGTGGTATTGCATGTATCGCCGGAGGCTGCCGTAGGCGGTACTTTGGGGATTGTGGAAAGCGGAGATGTGATTGTCCTGGATGTAGCTAACAGGAAACTGGAACTGAAGGTTTCTGATGAGGAGATCCAGCAGCGGAAAGCTAAATGGAAAAGCACGGTGAATATAGTAGAGCGCGGCTATGTGCATTTGTATCAGCAGCATGTACAGCAGGCACATCTGGGAGCCGACTTTGATTTCCTGAATGGTTGTTCAGGCGGGGATGTGGTAAGGGATTCGCATTAAAGCGTGTTTATTCCAAGAGGTCGGCTTCTTTAGGAGCATGGGCGCTGCGATATTCAAAAGGCGTTTGGCCCATGATCTTTTTGAACTGCCGGTTAAAGTAAGAGATATTTCCAAAGCCACATTCGAAGCATACATTGGCAATACTCATGTCTTGTTCCAATAGCAGGCGGGTAGAGTGGGTGATACGAACATGATTGACAAACTGGGAGAATGTTTTCTCCGTACGCCGTTTAAAGTACCGGCAAAAAGCCGCTTCGCTCAGGCAAGCCAGCGAAGCGGCATCTTTACTGCTGACTTCTTCTTTGAAATTCTCGATCACATATTTGAAAACCGCCTCCAGCTTATTCGTATTACTATCTTTGGAAAAGAGTTTAGGAATGGTTTTATTGATAAAGGTGATCTCTTCTTTCTTCAGTCCTGATAAATGATTCAGTAATTGCAATAGCAGGATCAACGTTTGTAATCCTTTACTGCCGGTAATCTGATAAAAGAAAGAACGGATCAGGTCATTCGC encodes:
- a CDS encoding response regulator transcription factor → MEPVAMKKDKVLLVEDDYFFSKTVKCFLERVDRFEVHLAADGQSAWELFKQEQFDICLLDVVMPKMDGFSLSVLIREVNQDVPIIFISSRYLESDRIMGFKQGGDDYLVKPFSFEELRLRMNIFLKRSKGQQFDISTTYKFRDYTLDMKWFTITQGEHIETIFPKEARLLQLLAENKNRLISREDILVTVWGAADFFSGRSLDVYISRLRKRFSKDKHVLIEAKRNKGYILQIVDGI
- a CDS encoding IlvD/Edd family dehydratase, with protein sequence MEANKQRSQNWFGREGKDGFIYRAWMKNQGVPPHQFQGKPVIGICNTWSELTPCNAHFRELAVAVKNGIYEAGGYPVEFPVMSLGETLMKPTAMLYRNLVSMDVEESIRANPMDGVVLLCGCDKTTPALVMGASSVNLPTIVVSGGPMLTGKHKGRDIGTSDIWRFSEQHRAGKMTQEEMLMAEAGMCRSSGHCAVMGTASTMASMVESLGLSLPENAAIPAADARRKVLAHLSGMRIVEMVKENRKLSDILTKEAFENAIMANAAIGGSTNFVIHLLAIAGRIGVKLSMEDFERVAAKIPLLVNLQPSGKYFMEDLYYAGGIPAVLKELKGVLNNDCLTVNGKTVQENYEQRECYNREVIATIDKPFNQISGVIVLKGNLCEHGAVIKPSAATPALLQHEGRAVVFENIEDYKHRIDDPALDVDENSVLVLKNVGPKGYPGMPEVGNMGIPTKLLEKGVTDMVRISDGRMSGTGFGTVVLHVSPEAAVGGTLGIVESGDVIVLDVANRKLELKVSDEEIQQRKAKWKSTVNIVERGYVHLYQQHVQQAHLGADFDFLNGCSGGDVVRDSH
- a CDS encoding AraC family transcriptional regulator — its product is MKSIFQHQAATDNMSFVVKEYYQPHFTSPFHFHDSYELILIAKSYGKLYAGNKVLNFNDGEVYLFGPGFAHCFYNEQSFIKSGEIAHAIVIFFKEDFLGREFFSKGELAKVWELLSKADRGIQLQANDLIRSFFYQITGSKGLQTLILLLQLLNHLSGLKKEEITFINKTIPKLFSKDSNTNKLEAVFKYVIENFKEEVSSKDAASLACLSEAAFCRYFKRRTEKTFSQFVNHVRITHSTRLLLEQDMSIANVCFECGFGNISYFNRQFKKIMGQTPFEYRSAHAPKEADLLE
- a CDS encoding exo-beta-N-acetylmuramidase NamZ family protein produces the protein MKLRYVIMLTLFIALPFLVSGYTGDVTAVYKQPILTGADQTALYVPYLKGKKVGMLVNQTSIIGNKSIVDSLLALKVDIKLIFGPEHGFRSNASNGAKVVDEIDAATGIPIISLYGKKKKPTKKEMDAIDIMVFDIQDVGCRFYTNINTLCDVMEACAEFGKELVILDRPNPNGYVDGPILDMKLKSGIGKFPIPITHGMTIGEFAQMINGEGWIPGKLKCRIKIIPVKHYAHDMDYTLPVGPSPNLNTQQSVLLYPALCLFEGTIVSQGRGTYMPFTVLGSPDLKGIYSFSFTPVSIPGKSETPLHQNQVCYGLDLRNYDTAPTRKAGKVDIKLMMDMYKVYPFKEKFFDFKLSKQMLNIDILAGTTLFKEQIIAGKSEEEIRKSWEPGLSNYKKMRTKYLLYP
- a CDS encoding sodium/sugar symporter, which codes for MQVLARQDYIVFLIYFLIVALYGWWVYRRKQSAATGVKDYFLAEGSLTWWAIGASLIASNISAEQFIGMSGSGFKMGLAIASYEWMSALTLIVVAVFFIPVYLKNKIYTMPQFLSRRYNDTVSMIMAVFWLLLYVVVNLTSILYLGALAINSISGINLHQCMLGLAFFAIVIALGGMKVIGYTDVIQVFFLMLGGLVTTYLALSLVAEQEGGSGVFQGFTMMTTKAGDHFHMIFDKDNPNYMDLPGLSVLLGGLWIANLNYWGCNQYITQRALGADLRTARNGILFAAFLKLLMPLIVVLPGIAAYVLYNQDVFQTQMMQGGEVNPDRAYPVLLNLLPTGLKGLSFAALTAAVVASLAGKINSIATIFTLDIYKKVMRPDATEKHMVWIGKLTVVAGMLIAVVIAPHLGIDKKGGFQYIQEYTGFVSPGIFAMFILGFFWKKTTANAALFATIGGFILSVCLKFLPLVVNLSFLAPLGFSKDVGGGVYEIPFLDRMAIVFLLCVGVMYIMSVRAHRRGEQPQGLEVDKRMFRPTPGFIAGSLIICGILVALYTVFW